In a genomic window of Stakelama saccharophila:
- the thpR gene encoding RNA 2',3'-cyclic phosphodiesterase — MHRLFVGLRPPRAMRERLLAVMGGIENARWQSAEQLHCTLRFIGEVERPLAEDIAAGLGHVRFPSFDLALAGIGQFGPPDRPRALWAGLGPTHRVAELHRKIDRRLVELGLETERRAYLPHITLARLNSTSSSTSRFREEHAGLESPPLPFHHFLLYRSTLGSEGASYEAIARYPLRD, encoded by the coding sequence ATGCACCGCCTGTTCGTCGGATTGCGGCCGCCGCGCGCCATGCGCGAACGATTGCTGGCCGTCATGGGCGGCATCGAAAACGCGCGCTGGCAATCGGCCGAACAGCTCCATTGCACGCTGCGCTTCATCGGCGAGGTCGAGCGCCCGCTGGCCGAAGACATCGCGGCGGGCCTGGGGCACGTCCGTTTTCCGTCCTTCGACCTGGCGCTCGCCGGGATCGGCCAGTTCGGCCCGCCCGATCGTCCCCGCGCGCTCTGGGCCGGGCTCGGGCCGACGCACCGGGTGGCCGAACTGCATCGCAAGATCGACCGCCGCCTGGTCGAACTCGGGCTGGAGACGGAGCGTCGCGCCTATCTCCCGCACATCACGCTGGCACGGTTGAACAGCACGAGCAGCTCGACCAGCCGCTTTCGCGAGGAACATGCCGGGCTCGAGTCGCCGCCCCTGCCCTTTCACCATTTCCTGCTCTATCGCAGCACGCTGGGCAGCGAAGGCGCGAGCTACGAAGCAATCGCCCGCTATCCCCTGCGCGACTAG
- a CDS encoding Bax inhibitor-1/YccA family protein: MANWSDPRTTAARYATGADTRSDAYDAGLRSYMLSVYNYMASGVLLTGIVAMFFAMSGAAASLFNPATGGTSVLGWIVMLAPLGIVFAMSFGQARMKTSTLQMLYWGFAVLMGLSLSTIFLVYTGTSIAQAFFATAAGFAGLSLYGYTTKKDLSGLGTFLIMGLVGLIVAMLLNAFFFQSGTMGLVISMLGVLIFAGLTAYDTQKIKSMYAHVAGTEMMGKVVIMGALSLYLDFINMFLFLLRLMGNSRS, encoded by the coding sequence ATGGCAAACTGGTCTGATCCCCGGACGACCGCCGCACGTTATGCGACGGGCGCAGATACGCGCTCCGACGCGTATGATGCGGGGCTGCGGTCCTATATGCTTTCGGTTTACAACTACATGGCGTCGGGCGTGCTGCTGACCGGCATCGTCGCGATGTTCTTCGCGATGAGCGGCGCGGCCGCATCGCTGTTCAACCCGGCCACCGGCGGCACGTCGGTGCTGGGCTGGATCGTAATGCTGGCGCCGCTTGGCATCGTCTTCGCGATGAGCTTCGGCCAGGCCCGGATGAAGACATCGACGCTGCAGATGCTCTATTGGGGCTTCGCGGTGCTGATGGGGCTGTCGCTGTCGACCATTTTCCTGGTCTATACCGGCACGTCGATTGCCCAGGCGTTCTTCGCGACCGCCGCCGGCTTCGCCGGGCTCAGCCTGTACGGCTATACGACGAAGAAGGATCTGTCGGGCCTCGGCACCTTCCTGATCATGGGACTGGTCGGCCTGATCGTGGCGATGCTGCTCAACGCCTTCTTCTTTCAGTCGGGCACGATGGGCCTGGTGATCTCCATGCTGGGCGTGCTGATCTTCGCCGGGCTCACCGCCTATGACACGCAGAAGATCAAGAGCATGTACGCCCATGTCGCGGGCACCGAGATGATGGGCAAGGTCGTGATCATGGGCGCGCTGAGCCTCTATCTCGACTTCATCAACATGTTCCTGTTCCTGCTCCGCCTGATGGGCAACAGCAGGAGCTGA
- a CDS encoding cation diffusion facilitator family transporter produces the protein MAARRGGEGWKEHIVIYAALAANIGIAIAKFVAAGISGSSSMLTEGLHSVVDSGNQVLLLYGEHRAKRPPDRRRPFGYGRELYFWSFVVAILIFAAGAAFSIYEGYVHIQDPEALRSATISYIVLGVAAVLEGASWMTAVREFSRSKGDAGWWRAIRESKDPSGFIVLFEDSAALAGLAVAALGVWASHVLDMPVLDGVASVVIGCILALVAVLLAREAKGLLIGEPADAETLRRIREIVGAHDAVTRVNHVRTIHIAPEDVFVAVSADFEDSIPMGRAEGIIGDIEDRLREAVPRLASIYIRPEKAQDTMRHEDAGDGLNGRDTDRAAPA, from the coding sequence ATGGCGGCTAGGAGAGGTGGCGAGGGCTGGAAGGAGCATATCGTCATCTATGCGGCGCTGGCGGCCAATATCGGCATCGCCATCGCCAAGTTCGTGGCGGCCGGCATCTCCGGCTCCTCTTCGATGTTGACGGAGGGGCTGCACTCGGTTGTCGACAGCGGCAACCAGGTGCTACTGCTATATGGCGAGCACCGGGCGAAACGGCCGCCGGACAGGCGGCGCCCCTTCGGCTATGGCCGCGAGCTGTATTTCTGGAGCTTCGTCGTCGCGATCCTGATCTTCGCGGCGGGGGCGGCCTTTTCCATATACGAAGGCTATGTCCATATCCAGGACCCGGAGGCGCTTCGCAGCGCCACCATCAGCTATATCGTCCTGGGCGTCGCAGCGGTGCTGGAGGGCGCTTCCTGGATGACCGCGGTGCGCGAATTCTCCCGATCCAAGGGCGATGCAGGCTGGTGGCGGGCCATCCGCGAATCGAAGGACCCCAGCGGCTTCATCGTGTTGTTCGAGGATTCGGCCGCGCTGGCCGGACTGGCCGTGGCGGCGCTGGGCGTGTGGGCGAGCCACGTCCTCGACATGCCGGTGCTGGACGGTGTGGCGTCGGTCGTGATTGGCTGTATCCTGGCGCTGGTCGCGGTGCTGCTGGCACGGGAGGCAAAGGGGCTGCTGATCGGCGAACCGGCCGACGCTGAGACTCTTCGCCGCATCCGCGAGATCGTCGGCGCGCACGATGCGGTGACGCGGGTGAACCACGTCCGCACCATCCATATCGCGCCGGAGGACGTCTTCGTCGCGGTGAGCGCCGATTTCGAGGATTCGATTCCCATGGGTCGCGCCGAGGGCATTATCGGGGATATCGAGGACAGGCTTCGCGAGGCCGTGCCGCGCCTGGCGTCCATCTATATCCGGCCGGAAAAGGCGCAGGACACCATGCGGCACGAAGATGCCGGCGACGGGCTGAACGGTCGCGACACCGACCGGGCGGCCCCCGCCTGA
- a CDS encoding amidohydrolase: MFRSFVLGGAALAALAATPAAADAVHDATQAELPDLVSLYRDLHSHPELSLNETATAAALAERARKAGFDVTTGVGGTGVVAVMKNGPGPVLLIRTDMDALPVTEHTGLPFASKVTATTEGVTTGVMHACGHDTHMASWVGTAENLAAMKDRWSGTLVMIAQPAEEVGKGARMMLEDGLYERFPRPTDAIAFHDSASMPAGTIGLHPGYALANVDSVDIVVHGVGGHGAYPNATRDPIVLGAAIVGKLQTLVSREVDPQAPAVVTVGSFHAGAKHNVIPDDATLLLTVRSYTPEVRRQLLDGIARIARGEAIAAGIAEDKLPTVTVKDEFTPSTYNTPDLTKRMQALFTERFGKDRVFETPAVMGGEDFGRYHLADDSIDSLIFWVGGVPRDQWQEAQAGERELPSLHSAEWAPDAPAVIGTATEALTAAALDILATSAG, translated from the coding sequence ATGTTTCGTTCGTTCGTCCTAGGGGGCGCGGCACTGGCCGCCCTTGCCGCGACGCCGGCGGCGGCCGATGCCGTCCACGATGCGACGCAGGCGGAACTGCCCGACCTGGTCAGCCTCTACCGCGACCTGCACAGCCATCCCGAATTGTCGCTGAACGAAACCGCGACCGCCGCCGCCCTGGCCGAGCGGGCGCGCAAGGCCGGATTCGACGTGACCACCGGCGTCGGCGGCACCGGTGTCGTCGCCGTGATGAAGAACGGCCCCGGCCCCGTCCTTCTGATCCGCACCGATATGGACGCGTTGCCGGTGACCGAACATACCGGTCTGCCCTTCGCCTCCAAGGTCACGGCGACCACGGAGGGCGTGACCACCGGCGTCATGCACGCCTGCGGCCATGACACGCACATGGCGAGCTGGGTCGGCACGGCGGAAAACCTTGCGGCGATGAAGGACCGCTGGTCGGGCACGCTCGTGATGATCGCGCAACCGGCCGAAGAGGTCGGCAAGGGCGCCCGCATGATGCTGGAAGACGGCCTCTACGAGCGGTTCCCAAGGCCGACGGATGCCATCGCCTTCCACGACAGCGCGTCCATGCCCGCGGGCACGATCGGCCTGCATCCCGGTTATGCGCTGGCCAACGTCGATTCGGTCGACATCGTCGTCCACGGCGTCGGCGGGCACGGCGCCTATCCCAACGCGACCAGGGACCCGATCGTTCTGGGCGCGGCGATCGTCGGCAAGCTGCAGACGCTGGTCAGCCGCGAGGTCGACCCGCAGGCGCCCGCCGTCGTCACCGTCGGCAGCTTCCACGCCGGCGCCAAGCACAACGTCATCCCGGACGACGCCACCCTGCTGCTGACGGTGCGCAGCTACACGCCCGAGGTCCGCCGGCAATTGCTGGACGGCATCGCCCGTATCGCCCGCGGCGAAGCGATCGCCGCCGGCATCGCCGAGGACAAGCTGCCGACGGTGACGGTGAAGGACGAGTTCACGCCCTCGACCTACAATACGCCGGACCTGACGAAACGCATGCAAGCGCTGTTCACCGAACGCTTCGGCAAGGACCGCGTGTTCGAGACGCCGGCGGTGATGGGTGGCGAGGATTTCGGCCGCTATCATCTCGCCGACGATTCGATCGACAGCCTGATCTTCTGGGTCGGCGGCGTACCGCGGGACCAGTGGCAGGAAGCGCAAGCCGGCGAGCGCGAGCTTCCCTCGCTCCACAGCGCCGAGTGGGCGCCCGACGCGCCGGCCGTGATCGGCACCGCGACCGAGGCGCTGACCGCCGCGGCACTGGACATCCTGGCAACCTCCGCCGGCTAG
- a CDS encoding ThuA domain-containing protein has protein sequence MIVRALALAALLAAGQAAPDPHRPKPTLDHVAPALLEGIEDGVLIVSKTNGWRHIEHIPHSNAVLADIAEGLGHPAFVTENGAVFNDAQLARFSVVVLNSATGTFLTPDQRAAFARYVAGGGGVVALHAAGDSSHEAPWYVDTVIGTRFIGHPGGGDHLQHARITIARPDHPVMKGVVLPWAPRDEWYSFAGNPTESGMTVLARIDEDSYRVPPELAMGDDHPVIWTNPQTTGHVVYSALGHMPGSYDDPNYRRLLTNAIRWAAE, from the coding sequence GTGATCGTGCGCGCCCTTGCCCTCGCCGCGCTGCTGGCGGCCGGACAGGCGGCACCCGACCCGCACCGGCCGAAACCGACGCTGGATCACGTCGCCCCTGCCTTGCTCGAAGGGATCGAGGACGGCGTCCTGATCGTGTCGAAGACCAATGGCTGGCGCCATATCGAGCATATCCCGCATTCGAACGCGGTGCTGGCCGACATCGCCGAAGGCCTCGGCCACCCGGCCTTCGTCACCGAAAACGGTGCGGTCTTCAACGATGCGCAGCTTGCCCGTTTCTCCGTCGTCGTCCTGAACAGCGCGACCGGCACGTTCCTGACGCCCGATCAGCGCGCGGCATTCGCCCGCTATGTCGCAGGCGGAGGCGGTGTCGTCGCGCTCCATGCCGCTGGCGACAGCAGCCACGAAGCGCCCTGGTATGTCGATACCGTCATCGGCACGCGCTTCATCGGCCATCCCGGCGGCGGCGATCACTTGCAACACGCGCGCATCACCATCGCCCGGCCGGATCATCCCGTTATGAAGGGCGTCGTCCTGCCCTGGGCGCCGCGCGACGAATGGTACAGCTTCGCCGGCAATCCGACCGAAAGCGGCATGACGGTCCTCGCCCGCATCGACGAGGACAGCTACCGCGTGCCGCCAGAGCTTGCGATGGGTGACGATCATCCGGTGATCTGGACGAACCCGCAGACGACGGGGCACGTCGTCTATTCGGCGCTGGGGCATATGCCGGGATCCTACGACGATCCGAACTATCGCCGCCTGCTGACCAACGCGATCCGCTGGGCCGCCGAATAA
- a CDS encoding DUF4893 domain-containing protein produces MPKSSLVAALSALALTGCSHADDGGPAAIAARAPLQWRSMATPHDRDRLRDWRKAWKTALPRARAFAPERTAAEGALFNADLALPGATPPIGEYRCRTFKLGAAGPAMLDFIAYPWFRCRVTDEGEALGFYKVSGSQRPVGLILRDSPTRAVFLGTLVLGDEQAALQYGADPNRDMAGFIKRVGDRRWRLALPYPHYESLLDVIELVPADSARETP; encoded by the coding sequence ATGCCGAAATCGTCGCTCGTCGCCGCCCTGTCGGCGCTCGCCCTGACCGGTTGCAGCCATGCGGACGATGGCGGGCCGGCCGCGATCGCCGCGCGTGCCCCGCTGCAATGGCGCAGCATGGCCACGCCCCATGATCGCGATCGTCTGCGCGACTGGCGCAAGGCGTGGAAGACCGCCCTGCCCCGTGCGCGCGCTTTCGCACCCGAACGAACGGCGGCCGAGGGTGCGCTCTTCAATGCCGACCTGGCCCTGCCCGGTGCCACGCCGCCCATCGGTGAGTATCGCTGCCGCACGTTCAAGCTGGGCGCGGCCGGCCCGGCCATGCTCGATTTCATCGCCTATCCCTGGTTCCGCTGCCGCGTCACCGATGAGGGCGAGGCGCTGGGCTTCTACAAGGTCAGCGGGTCGCAGCGGCCGGTCGGCCTGATCCTGCGCGACAGCCCGACCCGCGCCGTCTTCCTGGGCACGCTGGTCCTCGGTGACGAGCAGGCGGCGTTGCAATATGGCGCCGATCCCAATCGCGACATGGCCGGTTTCATCAAGCGGGTGGGTGATCGCCGCTGGCGGCTGGCCCTGCCCTATCCGCATTACGAATCGCTGCTCGACGTGATCGAACTGGTTCCGGCCGATTCGGCGAGGGAAACACCGTGA
- a CDS encoding 3-hydroxybutyrate dehydrogenase, which translates to MFLKGKSVIITGSTSGIGLAYAKAFATEGASVVINGFGDEGEIEKERAALEETSGAKALYDAADMTKPDRIEAMVRRCHAELGGPDIVIANAGIQHVARIEDFPPEKFEAIMKINMTSAWYLFRAAIPHMKEKGWGRILSTASAHSLVASPNKTAYIMAKHGIAGLTKTLALETATDGITVNCISPGYVWTPLVENQIPDTMKSRGLTREQVMNDVLLAAQPTKQFVMPEEVAALAVFLCRDEAKAITGANYSMDGGWTAQ; encoded by the coding sequence ATGTTCCTGAAGGGCAAAAGCGTCATCATCACCGGTTCGACCTCCGGCATCGGCCTTGCATATGCCAAGGCGTTCGCGACCGAAGGCGCCAGCGTGGTGATCAACGGCTTCGGCGACGAGGGCGAGATCGAGAAGGAGCGTGCGGCGCTCGAGGAAACCAGCGGCGCCAAGGCGCTCTACGACGCCGCCGACATGACGAAGCCCGACCGGATCGAGGCGATGGTGCGGCGCTGCCATGCCGAACTGGGCGGCCCCGACATCGTCATCGCCAATGCCGGCATCCAGCACGTCGCCAGGATCGAGGATTTCCCGCCGGAAAAGTTCGAGGCGATCATGAAGATCAACATGACCTCGGCCTGGTATCTGTTCCGCGCGGCGATCCCGCACATGAAGGAAAAGGGCTGGGGCCGGATCCTGTCCACCGCGTCCGCCCACAGCCTGGTCGCCAGCCCCAACAAGACCGCCTATATCATGGCGAAGCACGGCATCGCCGGACTGACCAAGACGCTGGCGCTGGAAACCGCGACCGACGGCATCACCGTCAACTGCATCTCGCCCGGCTATGTCTGGACGCCGCTGGTCGAGAATCAGATCCCCGACACGATGAAGTCGCGCGGGCTGACGCGCGAGCAGGTGATGAACGACGTGCTGCTTGCGGCACAGCCGACCAAGCAGTTCGTCATGCCCGAGGAAGTGGCCGCCCTCGCCGTTTTCCTGTGCCGCGACGAGGCGAAGGCGATCACCGGCGCCAATTACTCCATGGACGGCGGCTGGACGGCCCAGTGA
- a CDS encoding patatin-like phospholipase family protein — MADADPRSQRRSRTAMPLPGCVALVLQGGGALGSYQAGVIEALGEAEIGIDWVAGISIGAINAALVAGNPPERRVAALRAFWDEATSALPSFPIWPQDALREVLHEWSAGMVMATGVPGFFRPRPVPPAMALPGTPEALSFYDSSPLAATLDDLVDWDLLNDGPMRLSVGAVDIETGNFRYFDTSECRIDARHVMASGALPPGLPPVEIDGRWYWDGGLVSNTPLTHVLDHQRDSMLVFQVDLFSAIDDRPKTILDVMAREKEIRFSSRTRAVTAERMRLREERAAIRKVLAKLPDDLKDDPDVVALGEQAAEMPVNLVHLIYRANAWEGGSRDFEFSQRTMREHWHAGEAAVAETMANARLIAQNIIDGRTAAFDLTHR; from the coding sequence ATGGCCGATGCCGACCCCAGATCGCAGCGCCGCAGCCGGACGGCCATGCCGCTGCCCGGATGCGTGGCGCTGGTGCTGCAGGGCGGCGGCGCGCTGGGCAGCTATCAGGCGGGCGTGATCGAGGCGCTGGGTGAGGCGGAAATCGGGATCGACTGGGTCGCCGGCATCTCGATCGGCGCGATCAATGCCGCCCTGGTCGCCGGCAATCCGCCGGAACGGCGCGTGGCGGCCCTGCGCGCCTTCTGGGACGAGGCGACGAGCGCGCTGCCCAGCTTTCCCATCTGGCCGCAGGACGCGCTGCGCGAGGTACTGCACGAATGGTCCGCCGGCATGGTGATGGCGACGGGCGTTCCCGGCTTCTTCCGCCCGCGTCCGGTGCCGCCGGCCATGGCCCTTCCCGGCACGCCCGAGGCACTGAGCTTCTACGACAGCAGCCCGCTCGCCGCGACGCTGGACGATCTCGTCGACTGGGACCTGCTGAACGATGGGCCGATGCGCCTGTCGGTGGGCGCGGTCGATATAGAGACGGGCAATTTCCGCTATTTCGACACCAGCGAGTGCCGTATCGATGCGCGCCACGTCATGGCGTCGGGCGCGCTGCCGCCGGGCCTGCCGCCGGTCGAGATCGACGGGCGCTGGTATTGGGACGGCGGGCTCGTCTCCAACACGCCGCTCACCCATGTCCTCGACCATCAGCGCGATTCGATGCTGGTGTTCCAGGTCGACCTGTTCAGCGCCATCGACGACCGGCCGAAGACGATCCTGGACGTGATGGCGCGCGAAAAGGAAATCCGCTTTTCCAGCCGCACCCGGGCCGTGACGGCGGAACGCATGCGCCTGCGCGAGGAACGTGCGGCGATCCGCAAGGTGCTGGCCAAGCTTCCCGACGATCTGAAGGACGATCCCGACGTCGTCGCCCTCGGCGAACAGGCGGCGGAGATGCCGGTCAACCTCGTCCATCTGATCTACCGCGCCAATGCCTGGGAAGGCGGCAGCCGCGACTTCGAATTTTCGCAGCGCACGATGCGCGAGCATTGGCATGCGGGCGAGGCGGCGGTGGCGGAGACCATGGCGAACGCACGCCTGATCGCGCAGAACATCATCGACGGCCGGACCGCCGCCTTCGACCTCACCCACCGCTAG
- the ypfJ gene encoding KPN_02809 family neutral zinc metallopeptidase codes for MRLDDFDPDINVGDQRGRGGGFGGGGLLLGLLPLIFSRFGLGGVIVVVAVLFFLGGNPLGLVGGDQAPSGQVGYSEGGAGTDATRACTVDAASKAACDAFSSANETWRAIFRDAGAAFREPSLQFYGGSGRSGCGAAQAAMGPFYCPADQGIYLDTGFFDELAERYGARGDFAQDYVIAHEFGHHVQNLLGTSAQVARAQAGLGDTAGNRLSVMLELQADCYAGIWAAHNRNRLEPGDIEEGMTAANAIGDDTLQREARGRVMPDSFTHGTSQQRMHWLRVGLESGDPAACNTFEALS; via the coding sequence ATGCGGCTCGACGATTTCGATCCGGACATCAACGTTGGCGACCAGCGCGGCCGGGGCGGCGGCTTCGGCGGCGGCGGGCTGCTGCTGGGGCTGTTGCCGCTGATCTTCAGCCGGTTCGGGCTGGGCGGGGTGATCGTTGTCGTGGCGGTGCTGTTCTTCCTGGGCGGCAACCCGCTGGGGCTGGTCGGTGGCGATCAGGCGCCCAGCGGGCAGGTCGGCTATTCGGAGGGCGGCGCGGGCACGGATGCCACGCGCGCCTGCACGGTGGACGCGGCCAGCAAGGCCGCCTGCGATGCCTTCAGTTCGGCGAACGAGACATGGCGCGCGATCTTTCGCGACGCGGGCGCGGCCTTTCGCGAGCCCTCGCTCCAATTCTACGGCGGCAGCGGCCGGTCGGGGTGCGGCGCGGCGCAGGCGGCGATGGGGCCGTTCTATTGCCCCGCCGATCAGGGCATCTATCTCGACACCGGCTTTTTCGACGAATTGGCCGAGCGATACGGCGCGCGCGGCGATTTCGCGCAGGATTATGTGATCGCGCACGAATTCGGGCACCATGTCCAGAACCTGCTCGGCACGTCGGCCCAGGTGGCGCGGGCGCAGGCGGGGCTGGGCGACACGGCCGGCAACCGCCTGTCGGTGATGCTGGAACTGCAGGCCGACTGCTATGCCGGCATCTGGGCCGCGCACAACCGGAACCGGCTGGAACCCGGCGATATCGAGGAGGGGATGACCGCCGCCAACGCGATCGGCGACGATACGCTGCAGCGCGAGGCGCGGGGCCGGGTCATGCCCGACAGCTTCACCCATGGCACGTCGCAGCAGCGGATGCACTGGCTGCGCGTCGGGCTGGAAAGCGGCGACCCGGCGGCATGCAACACGTTCGAGGCGCTGTCCTGA
- a CDS encoding NADP-dependent oxidoreductase, which yields MAKAWHLERRPRGLPGNEDFALKAIDLPDLAEGQIRVANRWLSVDPYMRGRMNDVKSYVPPFQLGEPMQGGAVGEVVESKAEGFARGDLVQHMEGWRDEAVVDASRAQKLPDIGVPEQAFLGQLGMPGMTGYFGLLSVAEAKPGDTVFVSAAAGAVGSTVVQVAKAKGMTVIGSAGGKEKCDWVRSLGADRMIDYKAGTSVVKALMEAAPDGIDVYFDNVGGDHLDAALAVANERARFAICGMIDIYNSAEPTELRYIARIIGARIRLQGFIVSDFLSRMAEFYRDMGEWTKAGKLQREETVVEGLEKMPDAFLGLFSGRNMGKMLVRL from the coding sequence ATGGCGAAGGCATGGCATCTCGAACGGCGGCCCAGGGGGCTTCCCGGCAACGAAGACTTCGCGCTGAAGGCGATCGACCTGCCCGACCTTGCCGAGGGCCAGATCCGGGTCGCCAATCGCTGGCTGTCGGTCGACCCCTATATGCGCGGCCGGATGAACGACGTGAAAAGCTATGTCCCGCCCTTCCAGCTCGGCGAGCCGATGCAGGGCGGCGCCGTCGGCGAAGTCGTCGAGAGCAAGGCGGAGGGCTTCGCCAGGGGCGACCTCGTCCAGCACATGGAAGGCTGGCGGGACGAGGCCGTGGTGGATGCGAGCCGTGCGCAGAAACTCCCCGATATCGGCGTGCCCGAACAGGCGTTTCTCGGTCAGCTCGGCATGCCGGGCATGACCGGCTATTTCGGCCTGCTTTCGGTTGCGGAGGCGAAGCCGGGCGACACGGTGTTCGTCTCGGCCGCCGCCGGCGCGGTCGGCTCCACCGTCGTCCAGGTGGCGAAGGCGAAGGGCATGACCGTGATCGGCTCGGCCGGCGGGAAGGAGAAGTGCGACTGGGTCCGCTCGCTCGGCGCCGACCGGATGATCGACTACAAGGCCGGCACCTCGGTGGTGAAGGCGCTGATGGAAGCCGCGCCGGACGGGATCGACGTCTATTTCGACAATGTCGGCGGCGACCATCTCGACGCCGCGCTGGCGGTGGCGAACGAGCGCGCGCGCTTCGCGATCTGCGGCATGATAGACATCTACAATTCGGCCGAGCCGACCGAATTGCGCTATATCGCCCGCATCATCGGCGCGCGCATCCGCCTGCAGGGCTTCATCGTCAGCGATTTTCTGAGCCGCATGGCCGAATTCTACCGCGACATGGGCGAATGGACCAAGGCCGGCAAGTTGCAGCGCGAGGAAACCGTGGTCGAGGGGCTGGAGAAGATGCCCGACGCGTTCCTCGGCCTGTTTTCCGGCAGGAACATGGGCAAGATGCTCGTCAGGCTTTGA
- a CDS encoding SDR family NAD(P)-dependent oxidoreductase, with the protein MRTVLITGGTAGIGEAAVRTFANAGWRVVATGRRRERLDALVAELGADKVQGCAFDIRDDAARDAALDALPEGFRDIDLLVNNAGLALGTSPAQDSALDDWKVMVDTNITALISLTRRLLPVLISAKGAIINLSSVAATYPYPGGNVYGGTKAFVRQFSLGLRSDLHGTGVRVTSIEPGMVETEFTLVRTGGSQEASDKLYGGADPMTGDDIAGTMLWVAELPPHLNINTLELMPVSQSFAGFQVARKD; encoded by the coding sequence ATGCGCACAGTCCTCATCACCGGCGGCACGGCGGGGATCGGCGAGGCGGCCGTCCGCACTTTCGCAAACGCAGGCTGGCGCGTCGTGGCGACCGGGCGGCGCCGGGAACGACTCGATGCACTGGTAGCGGAACTCGGCGCCGACAAGGTACAGGGATGCGCCTTCGACATCCGCGACGATGCGGCACGCGACGCGGCACTCGATGCGCTTCCCGAGGGCTTCCGCGACATCGACCTCCTCGTCAACAATGCCGGCCTCGCGCTCGGCACCAGCCCGGCGCAGGACAGCGCGCTCGACGACTGGAAGGTGATGGTCGACACCAACATCACCGCGCTCATTTCTTTGACGAGGCGGCTGCTGCCGGTGCTGATTTCCGCCAAGGGCGCGATCATCAACCTGTCGTCGGTGGCCGCGACCTATCCCTATCCCGGCGGGAATGTGTACGGCGGCACCAAGGCGTTCGTCCGCCAGTTCTCGCTCGGCCTGCGCTCGGACCTGCACGGCACCGGGGTGCGCGTAACCTCGATCGAACCGGGCATGGTCGAAACGGAATTCACGCTGGTCCGCACCGGCGGCAGCCAGGAAGCTTCCGACAAGCTCTATGGCGGCGCCGATCCGATGACCGGCGACGACATCGCGGGCACCATGCTCTGGGTCGCCGAGCTGCCGCCGCATCTCAACATCAACACGCTGGAACTGATGCCGGTCAGCCAATCCTTCGCCGGGTTCCAGGTCGCGCGGAAGGACTGA